The stretch of DNA aacttgaaaacttcacaacacaaaactcaacagaaaatctcatgagctccgttagtataagaaaacaaaccaccacttaaggtactgtaatgaactaattctttatttatattggtgttaaacctactgtattccaacttctctatggttcataccctccgatactagccacagattcatcaaaataagcaaactacacacgaaaaacagaatctgtcaaaaacagaacaatctgtagtaatctgtaggtttcgaatacttatgtaaccccaaaaattctgaaataaattggtggaagtgaggaatttgtctattaatcatctgcaaaaataatagTCCTAATCaaactctccagtaaaaaatggcagcaaatctcgtgagcgctaaagtttctgtcttttacagcaagatcgcaaaaacttcccccaagtcttcccaaaggttctacttggcaaaaacactaattaaaagcataaaaccacatctaaacagaggctagatgaattatttattactatacagaaccaaaaagcaataaacaaaaataaaattgggttgcctcccaacaagcgctatcgcttaacgcccctagctaggcataaaagcaagaatagatctaggtattatcatatTTGGTTTTAATTTTTTTAGCGGAGTCATGCTCAAATCCGGGAGGTtctttacgtttcccttcatattcggaaatttttagatctaaagaatccaagcgcttattgcaaagggtaattaacatattcatgcggtgaaggtttccgctaacactcttaagaggttcaagagacttTTGTAAAATTTTCGTTACTTCACAAATCTTCTCAAAAACTTGTGTCTCTTCCTGGGTATGATGTGGCCCCTTTTTttgaggtagtgttcccactatCCCATCTATGATTTCATGAGCAAATCTGGGATCCGTTTTAATAAAATTTcctttggcaacgcaatccaagagttgtctatgggacatatttagtccaacataaaaattgcgaagtaAAATTCTAAAATTCACCTCTAAGGTGCAATTAGGATAAGATTCCATCATCCTAAACCAAGCATCTCttaaattttctccttgtctttgtttgaagtgaagaacttcaaactcgggagacaaaggggcagataagggactagccatgaCGGCGAAGCGAACGATCTAACACACGGACACAAGAGGCgagcgaataaaacggcaagggtgaagtgggggagaggacaacaagaggcaaatggaaaataatgtaatgtgagggataagagtttgtgatgggtacttggtatgtcttgacttgtgcgtcgatctccccggcaacggcgccagaaatccttcttgctaactcttgagcactgcgttggttttctcttcaagaggaaagggtgatgcaacgaagtagcgtaagtatttccctcagttttgagaaccaaggtatcaatctagtaggagactacacgcaagtccctcgtacctacacaaacaaataagaacctcgcaaccaacgccataaaggggttgtcaatcccttcacggtcacttacgagagtgagatctgataaagataataatataaatatttttggcatttctatgatatagattgaaagtaaagattgcaaagtaaaatagattggaaacttatatgataaaagatagacccggggaccataggtttcactagtggcttctctcaagataacataagtattacggtgggtaaacaaattactattgagcaattgatagaaaagtgcataattatgagaatatctaggcatgatcatgtatataggcatcacgtccgcgacaagtagaccgaaatgattctgcatctactactattactccacacatcgaccgctatccaacatgcatctagagtattaagttcataagaatagagtaacgcattaggcaagatgacatgatgtaagacccatctttttatcctcgatggcaataatacaatacgtgccttgctgcccctgctgtcattgggaaaggacaccgcaagattgaacccaaagctaagcacttctcccattgcaagaaagatcaatctagtagggcaaaccaaactgataattcgaagagacttgcaaagataacaaatcaaacataaaagatttcaaagaagaatcaaatattgttcatatataaacttgatcataaacccacaattcatcggatctcgacaaacacaccacaaaaataattacatcgaatagatctccaagaagatcgaggagaactttgtattgagatccaaatagagagaagaagccatctagccaataattatggacccaaaggtctgtggtaaaatactcacacatcatcagagaggctatggtgttgatgtagaagccctccgtgatcgattccctctctggcggagctccgcaaaaggccccaagatggcatctcttgggtacagaaggttgcagcggtggaaatagggtttcgtggtgctcctggatgttttggggatatttggatatatatatatatatatatatatatataggaggaagaagtaggtcggtggagctgcgaggggcccacgagggtgggggcgtgcccagggggcaggcacgcctccttgcctcgtggcctccttgcttctttcttgacgtctactccaagtcccatggatcatgtttgttccaaaaataactctcccgaaggttttattccgtttgatatttcttttctgcgaaacactgaaataggcaaaaaaacagcaatttgcactgggccttgggttagtaggttagtcccaaaaataatataaaagtgtataataaagcccattaaacatccaaaacagataatataatagcatggaacaatcaaaaattatagatacgttggagacgtatcaatcggtaacattgccttccattttatatctgctttaacagcatgctgaaaccaacacattcaagctatcatttggagatgatgttgtttacctttgctatatttgtttgatgttaaggttgatgtacttatcatgcctttccactaaTTATGGGGGACAACAATGGGAGTGGCCACCATTTCCCAccgaggttagcttcatccctcggcttCTACTCCCGccgtcgttccataatgtagtgcatatagatccaggcctggacaacagttagcttctaatattgacttgttgcttgtaggtacatatgcccttggcaaggatccacgcatcgaccctttttgcgtaCGGGGAATGAGATAttgatgaacaagcatcaagtgaggaaactgataaggattattagcaaaaagatatGAATGGTGGCAAGGAAATTTTTTGTTTATGGtctatccaacacaacagtgagctataggatggtaactacaaactccGCAGCCTTCTCTTtctactgcccataatgagttgttacacaacaatgtctgaatcttttttgttcccagtggttcccgaagcagttcactcaagattacctcgcaaagtacatgattggtggacacgtgatgaaggttaaagtatttcatccagactaAAATGAACATCGAGAAGTCctaatgaagacagtgaaggatggatgggcaaccatcacaaggggttggcctagagtcgtgcGCGCATTACGCAGGGAGTAGGGcgcaatatgggcattccgcttcaccttctccagcaaccagaatgtctttcgcctctctctttacagtctttagtacaactgtgTTTCATCATTCTTTGCTTGGTACTTTtgtagttcttcagtatatgtacctgtgcatcgaattatgcattcgtggttgaacctatatttgtaataaacatggttggatatgaaataagtgattgcctactttcaaattcaaaacatgtgattttAAAATTAGGGATTACACTACAGACGGTTTGtgtcagggatataccccgcggtatgacccggccggacttggcgactcactagtgacccgccctaacttggcgactcacgaagtgacccgcccggatctctccactcactAATGACCCAGCTGGGCCTGGTGACTCATTGGTAACCCAGCAGGTgggtcagaggagcgacaagacccggtggcccagAAGGCGGTTCATGGAAGGCCGACTCATGTTATGGTAGGCCGGTttaaggcataaggaatattctcttACAAAGCAAGACTacgactccacttgtaatagagtaatcctaatcctactaggactccacatgtaaaccgccccttcaacttatataaggaggagcagggcaccccaagagggacaagttttcacaagttaggtttagatagacaagtcaatagctctcgagatagagcacctctctaatcatgatcatcatcatcaatatcaatgaagcaggatgtaggcttttacctccaccgtgaggggccgaacctgggtaaaagcATCATTTCTCTCGTCCCagtcaacccctctcaagctacaacatagatgtgttggcgtcacgactaagtcctcgcactaaggacatctgccgtgacaaatgcacgacagttggcgcccaccgaggggctcgcgcacggtggtgttgagttcttggagggatcttttCTAGGGATTGAGAAGTTTGCAACTTTTTAGATGAAGAAGAATCATTGGGGAAGTATTTACATCGTATTCAAGAAGAGCAGTCAGATCAAATACCCGTACAAGGTTTTGAATTAAAGAAATATTAGGTTTGCGTGGAGCGCGCCGCCGCAACTAGATGATCCGTCGAATCCAGATCGATTTCTATTGAGCTATCATTAGAAACCAAGGCGAGGCTAGTTGTGTGCTCAAGTTCCGAGATGATAAAGCTAGTTATGGGGAGATCGGACAAAGTCACTGCTACTACTACTCATCACCTGATGGAAACAAGAGGATATTATCAACCATGGACTAGTACTACTAAGGAAACAGAACCGGTCACGACCTCCGCCCCTACGACCGTGGCCTCGCCCACAAGCCGGCCACCATCGACCCGTTGTCTTTGTGGTCCTGCTGCCGGCCGCCACCGGCGCCTCTGCACCTGCTGCCGCCTCGACGTTTCGCCTCTGCATTACTCCGCTGTCAAGCCGCCACTTCTGCTATGGTTGTCCCGGGTCGCCGGCCTCGCCTCGCCTTGGGCCGCCTTGTGGTCATCGCCGGCGCGCCTCCCCGTCGCTCCACCGTCGAGCAGCCGCCTCCGCCAAACTCGCCCCGACGGACTGGGCGATCTGCTTTCTGCTGTCGCTCCGAGCCGCCCGCCTTCAAGCCACCTCCGCCCCATTGCTTCGACAGCACAATCACGACCTGGAGAAGGACCCGAACATGATTGGTAAAAACTCCACAATTCGGAGGAGGACTCGGCCATGGCTCGTGAGCGCCTCTGCCACCACTAGCCGCAGACTGGCCCGGCGCCCTACCTTGTCAGTGGCCACCCATGCGGCCTCCCACGTAGGCATCTCCCCCGCCCTCTGCCTCTGTGCCTCCACTACTACTGCGGCCATGGCTTATTTGAGTCGCCACCCACTACTGCCTCTAAAGACGATGGCCACACCTCTTACCTACTCTGCTGCAGCAGCCGCCGTCATAAGCCGCCTGTGCCCTGAGGCCGTAAATGAAAGCTCAAATGGCCAAGGCGTCTGTTTGTGCTATTGTCTCTACATTATCACATAAGGGGTCAACCGAGTTGCTGCTACTTGCAGTTGCGCGTACTTCTACTGCTCACTTCAAATTCCAAGGAATTTCCATAACGTGGGAATCTGCAAACCAACAGACATCAGTCATAGAGTGGACGTCTGATGCTAATTGAGCGAAGCCAATTCAGTTACGGAATAGTGCTGAATTGAGTATTGTCTACGTAAAGGCCAAGTCGACAAGGCACTTCAGATTTTTTTAATCCCTCAAAACTGCTATATGCACATCAGGATGGCTaccaagaaagaaacaaaaaaggCAAGGGCTAGCTAATTTTCGTGTTATAATCACGTGGAAGCCTGGCACAGTATTACAAGTACTATGATATTCACAGAGCAGTATTTTGTCTATTTTTTCGGCCATACTAAATCCAGCATTATGCATCATCAAGGTCCTCGTTCATTCGACCAAATATATCAGGTGAAATCTATCCAGTCAATTTTTATTGATGCATTTACCTTTTGAGAACAGTTACTCTGGCTTGCGATATTTGTTATGGAGGACAATTGTTCACTGCAAGAGCGATGACCAATGATGCTCGATGAATATATGTGCAAACCGCTGCCTCTGCGGCCCAATTTTCATCAACACGACGTGGCTAAATCACCCGTCCGCGTGGCTTACCACACTTGTGATTGACTCgcccgcaccggcttacaacgccgcggATGACTCATCTGTCCATGCCCGCAGCCCGCTCACCCGCGCCATACCATCTCTGATGTTGTGGTCGTCTTTACCGTCCGTCTATCATGGTCTGGTCTACATCAACGCATCGGGCCACACCTATTTGCATAAGTTGTTTATTGAGTGCAAGCAAGTCACTGCTCGGGTAGCCTGGTTTTTCTTCCAACAATTTGGAGGCAAGTTATCATATATTTTCAGCCGCCTCtgcactggatggttcaatgggcaggcgcacaagttgccaccactacagtttggttaacttcaaGCAACCAGTTGGGatgaaccattggccgagttacTGACACAGCTCATACGGGAACATTTATAACCCGTCggagtgtgacgcccccgatttgaccgtacactaatcatacacgcaaatgtgtacggtcaagatcaaggactcacgggttGATATCACAACACAAGACACTAATTAAAATAAAACAaactttatattacaagccaggggcctcgagggctcgaatacataagctcgaaaacacaagagtcggcggaagcaataatatctgagtatagacacaagttaaacaagttgccataagatggctagcacaaactaggatacatatcgaaagaggcgcaggactcctgcctgggatcctcctaaactactcttggtcgtcatcaacggcctgcacgtagtagtaggctcCTCCAGAGTAGCAGGAGTTGTCGTCGACGGTGGCTTC from Triticum urartu cultivar G1812 chromosome 3, Tu2.1, whole genome shotgun sequence encodes:
- the LOC125548327 gene encoding uncharacterized protein LOC125548327, encoding MAAVVVEAQRQRAGEMPTWEAAWVATDKVVIVLSKQWGGGGLKAGGSERQQKADRPVRRGEFGGGGCSTVERRGGAPAMTTRRPKARRGRRPGTTIAEVAA